From Scatophagus argus isolate fScaArg1 chromosome 2, fScaArg1.pri, whole genome shotgun sequence, a single genomic window includes:
- the LOC124067288 gene encoding uncharacterized protein LOC124067288: MESLSLHIPSTSNKNAIEADTFSNYSGTLPSPSPEGGVRLSRPAKGTKPNVTCRRKREFISDEKKDACYWEKRRKNNEAAKRSREKRRLNDMVLENRVLALNEENVRLKTELLQLKLRFGLISTASYMEKSQQISNSGAGGNASSNGSSTNGTPNGNTYLSSSGYSSASQVMLNSDSSETEQSSRGDRHTTLHSYSPRGSVSDMSDGSSRDSPEPMGYNIKKEPSSMEMARLESNGIPNGIANGLPNCMPSGAYNGNHTALVSPHQQNTPLAESAMDYQHHQEQQQCHMESSSPAPQATSAQRSVILYRSSSGCYPMESQRPEDQQSQQSRLLQQGQHTSTSKFSDCSVTVTEVAEKLERTKTVDSPQYEYTNGHAESAGELQHRYNPKGQQQHENHHGQYSYQGQESSLQHAQSHQNPFAPDLIHNTEEGKCSFPQHNSYLNTLDEEPPELTYEGGPQADGFYQENSSTKDTSSSEGDPRSSDKEGSTDDESPSSSSSDISSYHQKMVGVAGSQAEVKATALPHKLRLKYRALSNGAAGVQAEGPVNTSMSPSPNLPQHPYLALPSNPQSTQVNGESKEVENDTEYTEEVKPQVNESKKDGGKRGSSSSRGGRNKRRD; encoded by the coding sequence ATGGAAAGTCTGAGTCTACACATCCCATCCACCAGCAACAAAAATGCCATTGAGGCAGACACATTTTCTAACTACAGCGGGACCCTCCCATCCCCTTCACCTGAAGGAGGAGTGCGGCTCAGCCGCCCGGCTAAAGGTACTAAGCCCAATGTGACCTGCCGTCGCAAGCGAGAGTTTATATCTGATGAGAAGAAAGATGCCTGCTATTGGGAAAAACGGAGGAAGAACAATGAAGCAGCAAAGCGCTCAAGGGAGAAGCGTCGGCTCAATGACATGGTGCTAGAGAACCGTGTCCTGGCACTGAATGAGGAGAATGTTCGTCTAAAAACTGAGCTCCTTCAGCTGAAGTTGCGCTTTGGCCTCATCAGCACAGCCTCCTACATGGAGAAAAGTCAGCAGATCTCCAACAGTGGTGCTGGTGGTAATGCTAGTAGCAATGGGAGCAGCACCAATGGCACCCCAAATGGTAACACCTACCTCTCAAGCAGCGGCTACTCCAGTGCATCCCAGGTGATGCTGAATTCTGACTCATCCGAAACTGAACAATCAAGCCGCGGTGACCGTCACACCACTCTCCACAGTTACTCTCCCCGAGGCTCTGTCTCTGACATGTCTGATGGCTCCTCGAGAGACAGCCCAGAACCCATGGGCTACAACATAAAGAAGGAGCCCTCTAGTATGGAGATGGCCAGACTGGAAAGCAATGGGATTCCCAATGGGATTGCTAACGGGTTGCCCAATTGTATGCCAAGTGGGGCTTACAATGGCAACCACACTGCTCTGGTTTCTCCTCACCAGCAGAACACCCCACTGGCTGAAAGTGCCATGGACTACCAGCACCACCAAGAGCAACAGCAGTGCCACATGGAGTCCTCCAGTCCTGCTCCTCAGGCCACCTCTGCTCAGAGGAGTGTCATCTTGTACCGATCCAGCAGTGGCTGTTACCCCATGGAGAGCCAGAGGCCAGAGGACCAGCAGTCCCAGCAAAGCAGACTGCTGCAGCAAGGCCAGCACACCTCAACCTCCAAGTTCTCTGACTGCTCAGTGACCGTCACAGAGGTCGCTGAGAAACTAGAGAGGACAAAGACCGTGGACTCACCTCAGTATGAATACACTAACGGTCATGCTGAGTCGGCAGGGGAGCTACAGCACAGGTACAATCCCAAAGGTCAACAACAGCATGAGAACCATCACGGGCAGTACAGCTACCAGGGTCAGGAGAGTAGTCTTCAGCATGCACAAAGCCACCAGAACCCCTTTGCCCCAGATCTGATCCACAACACTGAGGAGGGCAAGTGCTCCTTCCCACAGCACAACAGCTACCTCAACACACTGGACGAAGAGCCCCCGGAGCTCACCTACGAAGGAGGCCCCCAAGCCGATGGTTTCTACCAGGAGAACTCTTCCACTAAAGACACCTCATCCAGTGAAGGGGACCCTCGCAGCTCTGACAAGGAGGGATCCACAGATGATGAGTccccctcctcgtcctcttcagACATCAGCAGCTACCACCAGAAGATGGTGGGAGTTGCCGGTTCACAAGCTGAGGTCAAAGCCACTGCCCTGCCCCACAAGCTTCGCCTCAAGTACAGAGCTCTGTCCAATGGGGCGGCAGGAGTGCAAGCTGAGGGACCTGTCAACACTTCCATGTCCCCTTCTCCCAATTTGCCTCAGCACCCTTACTTAGCTCTACCCAGCAACCCCCAGAGCACCCAGGTTAATGGGGAGAGCAAAGAGGTGGAGAATGACACTGAGTATACAGAAGAGGTCAAGCCTCAGGTGAATGAGTCTAAAAAGGACGGGGGTAAAAGgggatccagcagcagcaggggtgGGCGCAATAAGCGGCGAGATTAA